A genome region from Arachis duranensis cultivar V14167 chromosome 8, aradu.V14167.gnm2.J7QH, whole genome shotgun sequence includes the following:
- the LOC107460534 gene encoding protein FAR1-RELATED SEQUENCE 5-like, which yields MDEQNEFEQDFGDEFTEGAYFSESGQSEDILEAAFTVDSVQDITTLNFTENCAEKIGKYHFSTLQLAFDFYLKYSKSKGFSARKSKTFKNSIGEIYKQKFVCHRQGFREEKYYTMEKRKNEPRLETRTGCEARMYVKFVPETGRWHLFYFSNEHNHDLLDTQFSAMLPAHRKISETDIMQMMNMLKSGISTSQIFGLLVSQVDGYEFVGYGPRDMYNEIARQRRQIPGDAARVLKKLEDMRLKDPQLYFKACHDSKGLLHNLFWSNGISQLDYLLFGDVIAFDATYKKKKYSYPLVIFSGVNHHNQTIIFAAMLIVDETTDTYIWLLHQLMFAIKGKTPTSIITDGAMAIRNAVRDVFPEVRHRLCAWHLLRNATSNVENPSFTSKFRKIMLGDYEIPVFKRKWVQLIKEFGFEDKPWVNNMYEEKHMWATTYIRGKFFAGFRTTSRCEGLHSIVARYVGSRYDLTSFIEHFQKRVAHLRFKEFKVDYESTRGVPIMQTCIELLERFVAELYTREIFLLFRPFLSRAGSMRVLNIENNDDCIKYIVCKHRRPDFMWTIEFRQDEMIFMCTCLRMESFGIPCEHIVKVLVERDICEILPSLVLDRWTKKVKSALNDPSGFTRDFVVISRQSALMKFSKQLAAVAAKVPE from the coding sequence TCCTTGAAGCTGCTTTTACGGTTGACTCCGTGCAAGATATTACAACTTTGAATTTCACTGAAAATTGTGCAGAGAAAATTGGTAAATATCACTTTTCTACTTTGCAGCTTGCATTTGATTTTTATCTGAAGTACTCAAAGTCGAAGGGCTTTAGTGCAAGGAAGAGTAAGACCTTCAAGAATAGTATTGGCGAGATTTACAAACAAAAGTTTGTATGTCATAGGCAAGGATTCAGGGAGGAGAAATATTACACGATGGAAAAAAGGAAGAATGAGCCTAGATTGGAAACAAGAACTGGGTGTGAAGCACGAATGTATGTTAAATTTGTACCAGAAACTGGAAGATGGCACCTCTTTTATTTCTCTAACGAACACAACCATGATCTATTGGATACACAATTCAGTGCTATGTTGCCTGCCCACAGAAAAATATCAGAGACAGATATTATGCAAATGATGAACATGCTAAAGTCCGGGATTAGCACCTCACAGATATTTGGTCTTCTAGTTAGTCAAGTAGACGGGTATGAATTTGTTGGCTATGGTCCCAGAGATATGTACAATGAGATTGCTCGGCAAAGGCGTCAAATTCCTGGTGATGCAGCACGAGTGTTGAAGAAGTTGGAGGATATGCGGTTGAAGGATCCACAATTATATTTCAAGGCATGTCATGATTCAAAAGGTTTGTTGCATAACTTGTTCTGGTCTAATGGGATTAGCCAACTAGACTACCTACTCTTTGGGGATGTTATTGCTTTTGATGCTACgtacaagaagaagaagtataGTTATCCATTAGTCATATTCAGCGGGGTTAACCACCACAACCAAACAATTATTTTTGCTGCTATGTTAATTGTGGATGAAACTACTGATACATATATTTGGCTCCTGCATCAGCTCATGTTTGCAATAAAGGGTAAGACCCCGACTTCAATAATAACTGATGGGGCCATGGCGATTAGGAATGCAGTAAGAGATGTATTTCCCGAAGTCAGACATAGATTATGCGCTTGGCACCTTCTTCGAAATGCAACTAGCAATGTTGAAAATCCATCGTTTACATCTAAATTCAGAAAAATCATGTTAGGAGACTATGAGATTCCAGTGTTTAAGCGTAAGTGGGTTCAGCTTATTAAAGAATTTGGCTTTGAGGATAAGCCGTGGGTGAACAACATGTATGAAGAGAAGCATATGTGGGCTACTACATATATAAGAGGAAAATTCTTTGCTGGCTTTAGAACTACCTCAAGATGTGAAGGTTTACACTCAATTGTGGCAAGGTATGTGGGGTCGCGGTATGATTTGACAAGTTTTATAGAGCATTTTCAAAAGCGTGTTGCACACTTGCGCTTTAAAGAATTTAAAGTTGATTATGAATCTACACGTGGGGTGCCCATTATGCAGACTTGTATAGAGCTGCTAGAGAGATTTGTTGCTGAGTTATATACTCGTGAGATATTTCTATTGTTTCGGCCATTTCTCTCTAGAGCTGGATCAATGCGGGTGCTAAACATAGAGAATAACGATGATTGCATAAAGTACATTGTGTGTAAGCATAGGAGGCCCGATTTTATGTGGACCATTGAATTTCGTCAAGATGAAATGATCTTCATGTGTACCTGTTTAAGGATGGAGTCATTTGGAATTCCCTGCGAACATATTGTGAAAGTTCTGGTTGAAAGAGACATTTGTGAGATTCTCCCGTCATTGGTATTGGATAGATGGACAAAAAAGGTGAAATCAGCACTCAATGATCCAAGTGGGTTCACCAGGGATTTTGTTGTTATTAGTCGTCAAAGTGCCTTGATGAAATTTTCTAAACAATTGGCTGCTGTTGCTGCTAAAGTACCAGAGTGA